In Candidatus Contubernalis alkalaceticus, the following proteins share a genomic window:
- a CDS encoding uroporphyrinogen decarboxylase/cobalamine-independent methonine synthase family protein translates to MNKPYRMATGIGSLPFTDENQALSLIFKNMPFVPHWPQLPKLSKTEGIIEQFLFPLIETGILRYNQKGNPFFDTGNPAFTDSAANFYNFYLAAGENDPQAQKMFTMHPKYASGYYAFIKRLKQQGVGEAKFIKGQVSGPLTVGIKLTDADLEPSFYKDELRDIMVRALEMQMIQQVKEMHQFKLPVIIFIDDPGLCYFGQAPYIGLNRNHIIESYSVMIESIHKLGALVGVHVCSGIDWSILVEAGVDIINLDAVNYSDSLLVYTESLQEFMNQGGIIAWGIVATLNRSISDDAKTVINRLEKCLNTLVNKGFSQGLLNKQLMITPSCGTGTLSSELAEKVYTLTGEVQNLL, encoded by the coding sequence ATGAATAAACCATACCGGATGGCAACGGGTATCGGCAGTCTTCCTTTTACTGACGAAAACCAGGCTTTATCCCTAATATTTAAAAACATGCCTTTTGTGCCTCATTGGCCCCAGCTGCCCAAACTTAGTAAAACTGAAGGTATAATTGAGCAGTTTCTTTTTCCTCTTATTGAAACAGGAATACTAAGATATAATCAAAAAGGAAACCCGTTTTTTGATACCGGCAATCCCGCTTTTACAGACAGTGCTGCAAATTTTTATAATTTTTACTTAGCTGCCGGGGAGAATGACCCCCAGGCTCAAAAAATGTTTACCATGCATCCGAAATATGCTTCAGGATATTATGCCTTTATTAAGAGATTAAAACAACAGGGAGTAGGAGAGGCAAAATTTATTAAGGGACAGGTCAGCGGCCCATTAACCGTTGGGATAAAACTCACCGATGCTGACCTTGAGCCTTCCTTTTATAAGGATGAATTAAGGGATATTATGGTCAGGGCTTTAGAAATGCAGATGATACAGCAGGTAAAGGAAATGCATCAGTTTAAACTTCCGGTGATAATATTTATTGATGACCCGGGACTTTGCTATTTTGGCCAGGCGCCCTACATTGGTTTAAACAGAAATCATATTATTGAGAGTTATTCGGTAATGATTGAGAGTATTCACAAGCTAGGGGCTCTGGTGGGGGTACACGTTTGTTCCGGGATTGATTGGTCTATTCTCGTGGAAGCAGGAGTGGACATAATAAATTTAGATGCTGTTAATTATAGTGACTCTCTTCTGGTTTACACCGAATCTCTGCAGGAATTTATGAATCAGGGAGGTATCATTGCCTGGGGGATTGTTGCTACCCTAAATCGAAGTATTTCAGATGATGCAAAAACAGTGATTAACAGGCTGGAGAAGTGCTTGAATACCCTGGTAAACAAAGGATTTTCCCAAGGGCTTCTCAACAAACAGCTGATGATCACTCCCAGTTGTGGAACAGGAACTCTATCTTCGGAACTGGCTGAAAAGGTATATACATTAACCGGTGAAGTTCAAAATTTGTTATAA
- a CDS encoding universal stress protein → MKKILAPVDGSQNSFEALMSAKDMAEKFGGQLIILNIQKPASFDTPHPVPDYQIDPEALKRRGKEILDKAEELVKGTSAEVKTLFTVGDPADQILNLIEKEGADMVVMGSHGLSGIRRFLIGSVSNKVLQHSPKPVMVIK, encoded by the coding sequence ATGAAAAAAATATTGGCACCGGTCGATGGTTCCCAGAACTCCTTTGAAGCTCTAATGAGCGCCAAGGATATGGCTGAAAAGTTTGGTGGACAACTTATTATATTAAATATTCAAAAGCCTGCTTCTTTTGATACTCCTCACCCCGTTCCTGATTATCAAATCGACCCTGAGGCTCTGAAGAGAAGAGGAAAGGAAATTTTGGATAAAGCAGAAGAATTAGTTAAAGGGACCTCTGCAGAGGTTAAAACTCTTTTCACCGTTGGTGACCCGGCTGATCAAATTTTAAACTTGATTGAAAAAGAAGGGGCAGATATGGTAGTTATGGGTTCCCACGGCCTTTCAGGAATCCGAAGGTTCTTAATTGGGAGTGTTTCAAATAAAGTGCTTCAGCACTCTCCTAAACCGGTCATGGTAATAAAATAA
- a CDS encoding hydantoinase B/oxoprolinase family protein produces MVDAITLEVMRNALQSIAEEMGVTLIRTALSPNIKDRKDCSTAIYTRDGRLVAQAEHIPLHLGLMQSVVKEVLKAYPVQNLAPGDALIINDPYISGSHLPDICIFMPVFYQGELIAVMANLAHHVDVGGRTPGSTPTNAASIFEEGLRIPPVKILKKGLFDQELMKVLSHNVRTGFEFNGDIRAQIAANSVGAKRLLELVQKYGLQKILIYMEELINYSERSLREEIKKLEEGTWQFTDYLEGDGITSNRITIKAAVTVREDNIKVDFTGSDLQTRGPVNSTRAVTLACVYFAVKAVLNPEIPSNEGISLPLEVITPPGTIVNPEFPSPVSGANINTAQRIADVILGCFAQFLAHKVTAASAGTMGLFTIGGIDPRTKEFYSYVETYGGGQGANVMGDGMDGVHTNMTNTLNTPSEVIEISYPLQVVSYSLRPDTEGPGRHRGGMGLCRAVKVMGHTAQVTLSSERGDLRPWGMNGGLPGGNSQNILIDSKGKEERKQPKLTTEVEEGTVIIYNTPGGGGYGSPLKRDPQEVAGDVSKALVSIQRARDLYGVVIDPETYEVDQRQTEALRKSEMEI; encoded by the coding sequence GTGGTGGATGCTATAACCTTAGAAGTTATGAGAAACGCGCTGCAATCGATCGCGGAGGAAATGGGTGTGACCTTAATCCGGACTGCGCTTTCTCCCAACATAAAAGATAGAAAAGATTGTTCCACGGCAATTTATACCAGGGATGGACGCCTGGTAGCCCAGGCTGAGCATATCCCTCTTCATCTGGGTTTGATGCAGTCCGTGGTGAAAGAGGTTTTAAAGGCATACCCGGTACAAAATTTAGCACCGGGGGATGCTTTAATTATAAATGACCCATATATAAGCGGCTCTCACCTGCCGGATATCTGTATTTTTATGCCGGTGTTTTATCAAGGGGAATTGATTGCTGTGATGGCAAACCTGGCTCACCATGTAGATGTAGGGGGCAGAACTCCAGGGAGTACTCCCACCAATGCAGCTTCAATCTTTGAAGAGGGTTTGAGGATTCCCCCGGTTAAGATTCTAAAAAAAGGATTGTTTGATCAAGAGCTAATGAAAGTCCTGTCTCATAATGTAAGAACTGGTTTTGAGTTTAACGGAGATATAAGAGCACAGATAGCTGCCAATTCTGTAGGAGCTAAACGACTGTTGGAACTGGTGCAAAAGTATGGACTTCAAAAAATATTAATTTATATGGAGGAGTTAATTAACTATTCGGAGCGTTCTTTACGGGAGGAAATAAAAAAATTAGAAGAAGGAACCTGGCAATTTACCGATTACCTGGAGGGGGACGGCATAACCTCCAATAGAATTACCATTAAAGCAGCAGTTACTGTCAGGGAAGACAATATTAAGGTAGATTTTACCGGCAGTGACCTTCAAACCCGGGGTCCTGTAAACTCAACCCGGGCTGTAACCCTGGCCTGTGTCTACTTTGCGGTAAAAGCGGTTTTGAATCCGGAAATACCGTCAAATGAAGGAATTTCTCTTCCCTTGGAGGTAATCACTCCACCGGGTACCATAGTAAACCCTGAATTCCCCTCACCGGTTTCAGGTGCCAACATCAATACGGCACAGCGAATTGCTGATGTAATATTGGGTTGTTTTGCTCAATTTCTTGCCCATAAAGTAACTGCTGCCAGTGCTGGAACCATGGGGCTTTTTACCATTGGAGGGATAGACCCCCGTACTAAAGAGTTTTATTCTTATGTAGAGACCTACGGTGGAGGACAGGGGGCAAATGTTATGGGTGATGGAATGGATGGAGTTCATACCAATATGACCAATACCCTCAACACCCCCTCAGAGGTGATAGAAATATCTTATCCCCTACAGGTTGTAAGCTATAGTTTGAGGCCTGATACCGAGGGCCCAGGGAGACATAGGGGTGGCATGGGCTTATGTCGAGCAGTTAAGGTAATGGGACATACAGCTCAGGTTACACTGAGTTCAGAGAGGGGAGATCTTAGGCCCTGGGGGATGAATGGAGGACTGCCGGGGGGTAATTCCCAGAACATTTTAATAGATTCAAAGGGAAAAGAGGAAAGAAAACAGCCGAAATTAACCACAGAGGTGGAAGAGGGAACCGTAATTATCTATAATACTCCCGGAGGCGGCGGATATGGTTCTCCTCTAAAAAGAGATCCCCAAGAAGTTGCCGGGGACGTCAGTAAAGCGCTGGTTTCTATTCAAAGGGCCCGGGATTTATATGGGGTGGTAATTGACCCCGAAACATATGAGGTGGATCAGAGGCAAACTGAGGCTTTACGGAAAAGTGAAATGGAAATTTAG
- the nth gene encoding endonuclease III, translating into MNKNEAAEILKLLDKMYPNPRTDLLFNNSFELLIAVMLSAQTTDKQVNRVTEKLFKKYPTPWDFINLTPEELEKDIKKCGLFRNKSRNIVTTANIIVQEYNGKVPDRLEQLLKLPGVGRKTASVVLANAFGIPAFPVDTHVYRVSYRLGLAGGKNPLVTEKELKEIIPESLWNKAHHWLIAHGRTFCSARRPQCQECPLLDYCKNGKKNIL; encoded by the coding sequence ATGAATAAAAATGAAGCAGCAGAAATTTTAAAATTGCTGGACAAAATGTATCCAAACCCCAGGACAGACCTGCTCTTTAACAATTCTTTTGAATTGTTAATAGCTGTGATGTTATCAGCACAGACCACGGATAAACAGGTGAACAGGGTTACAGAAAAATTATTTAAAAAATACCCTACGCCATGGGATTTTATAAATCTAACCCCTGAAGAATTGGAAAAGGATATTAAAAAGTGCGGACTCTTTAGAAATAAAAGCAGAAACATTGTAACCACAGCTAATATCATCGTTCAGGAATATAATGGAAAAGTTCCAGACAGGCTGGAGCAATTACTAAAGCTGCCTGGGGTGGGAAGAAAAACTGCCAGCGTAGTGTTAGCAAATGCTTTTGGGATACCGGCGTTTCCTGTGGATACTCATGTTTACCGGGTATCATACCGGTTGGGGCTGGCGGGTGGAAAGAATCCTCTGGTGACGGAGAAGGAGTTAAAGGAAATAATACCAGAGTCATTGTGGAATAAAGCTCACCACTGGTTGATTGCCCACGGACGTACTTTTTGCAGCGCCCGTCGCCCCCAATGCCAGGAATGTCCTCTGCTAGATTATTGTAAAAACGGGAAAAAAAATATTTTATAA
- a CDS encoding DUF2273 domain-containing protein, whose product MDTSLLKELILNNWGKILGAICGLLLGLLFILYGFWKTLLIIGCLAAGIFLGFQLEKNQNFKSWLDKIGNNK is encoded by the coding sequence ATGGACACTTCTCTTTTGAAAGAACTCATTTTGAATAATTGGGGGAAAATACTAGGAGCTATATGCGGCCTCTTATTGGGATTATTATTCATCTTGTATGGGTTTTGGAAAACTCTTTTAATCATAGGATGCCTTGCAGCAGGCATATTTTTAGGTTTTCAACTGGAAAAAAACCAAAACTTCAAAAGTTGGCTGGATAAAATAGGAAATAACAAGTAA
- a CDS encoding hydantoinase/oxoprolinase family protein codes for MTFRIAVDSGGTFTDIALLDENRKKLHITKVPSTPDNPAIAVMTGVLKVLTENKVSSQEVSYFLHGTTVATNALLELKGAVTALITTQGFRDVLEIARQTRPSLYNFFQTKAPPIVPRELSFEVEERILYNGQIETPLNQEHLSVLVKILKEKGIESAAVCFLHSYLDPQHEKIVKKILTKELPQVFVSCSSEILPEFREYERASTVCINAYVMPTIKKYLEDLEMRLTDEKIKSPLYIMQSNGGIISSKMAREHSARTLLSGPAGGVNAGVHLSRLMEEPNLITMDMGGTSLDVSLIVEGQPRYSTESSIGSYPLRLPMIEIHTMGAGGGSIAFIDSGGALKVGPESAGAVPGPACYGRGGDRPTVTDANLVLGRINPEYILAGDMKIFPEKSVQAIQKHIAAPLGLTLEEAAEGIIKVVNANMVRGIRVVSVEKGFDPREFALVAFGGAGPLHALELAQELAINKVIVPAQPGINSAMGMLAADIRRDYVLTRIMREENIQVDYLEDLFKELQSKALKELEREGFKYENLLFYRSADLRYPRQAYEINIPLGAEELNKKTLEQMVNEFHDIHLKAYGYNRQEEIIEIVNVRLSVVGKMHSFQHKAERLVDRDLSRASNIFRSIYYNGKYIKTPVYNRDEMAPGGKIKGPALLEQLDSTTVITPGKTAYIDSYRNLIITG; via the coding sequence GTGACTTTTAGAATAGCTGTAGATTCCGGGGGGACTTTTACCGATATTGCCCTGCTGGATGAGAATCGAAAGAAACTACATATTACGAAGGTTCCTTCAACTCCTGATAATCCCGCCATAGCGGTAATGACAGGAGTTTTAAAAGTTTTAACTGAAAATAAAGTCAGCTCACAGGAAGTTTCATACTTTCTCCATGGAACTACTGTAGCTACTAATGCACTGCTGGAATTAAAGGGAGCTGTTACTGCTTTAATTACCACACAGGGTTTCCGTGATGTCTTGGAAATTGCCAGGCAGACCCGCCCTTCCCTGTATAATTTCTTTCAGACGAAAGCTCCACCTATTGTTCCCAGAGAGCTAAGTTTTGAAGTAGAGGAAAGAATTCTCTATAACGGCCAGATTGAAACACCTTTGAACCAGGAACATTTATCTGTTCTGGTAAAAATACTCAAGGAAAAAGGCATAGAATCGGCGGCAGTTTGTTTTTTGCATTCGTATCTTGACCCACAGCATGAAAAAATAGTAAAAAAAATACTTACAAAGGAGCTGCCGCAGGTATTTGTAAGTTGTTCCTCAGAAATTCTTCCCGAATTTAGAGAATATGAGAGGGCCAGCACGGTATGTATAAATGCCTATGTTATGCCGACCATAAAAAAATATCTGGAAGACCTTGAGATGAGGTTGACAGATGAAAAAATTAAATCACCCCTTTATATAATGCAGTCCAACGGTGGCATCATTTCCTCTAAGATGGCCCGGGAACATAGTGCCAGGACACTTTTATCAGGCCCGGCAGGGGGAGTTAACGCCGGGGTACACTTATCCCGGTTAATGGAAGAACCAAATCTTATTACCATGGATATGGGGGGGACCAGCCTGGATGTTTCTCTTATTGTTGAGGGTCAACCCCGTTATTCTACGGAAAGTTCCATAGGCAGTTATCCCTTACGACTACCCATGATAGAAATTCATACCATGGGTGCCGGGGGCGGAAGTATTGCTTTTATTGATTCCGGTGGAGCGCTAAAAGTAGGGCCCGAAAGTGCTGGAGCTGTTCCAGGGCCGGCCTGTTACGGTAGAGGGGGAGACAGGCCTACAGTAACTGATGCAAACCTGGTATTGGGCAGGATTAACCCTGAATATATTTTAGCGGGTGATATGAAGATATTCCCGGAAAAATCGGTTCAGGCAATTCAGAAACATATTGCGGCACCTTTGGGTTTGACCTTAGAAGAAGCAGCGGAGGGAATTATTAAAGTTGTCAATGCCAACATGGTCAGGGGAATTCGGGTGGTTTCTGTAGAAAAAGGCTTTGACCCCAGGGAGTTTGCTCTGGTAGCCTTTGGTGGGGCAGGTCCTTTACATGCTCTGGAGCTGGCTCAGGAATTGGCCATAAATAAGGTAATAGTTCCAGCTCAGCCGGGGATCAATTCTGCAATGGGTATGTTGGCGGCAGATATTAGAAGAGATTATGTTTTAACCCGGATTATGAGGGAAGAAAATATCCAGGTTGACTATCTAGAGGATTTATTTAAGGAATTACAGTCAAAAGCCCTGAAGGAACTGGAAAGAGAAGGGTTTAAATATGAGAATCTGCTGTTTTACCGTAGTGCAGACCTGAGATATCCCCGGCAGGCGTATGAAATAAATATTCCTTTGGGTGCAGAGGAACTGAATAAAAAAACCTTAGAACAAATGGTTAACGAATTTCATGATATTCATTTAAAAGCCTATGGTTATAATCGTCAGGAGGAAATTATTGAAATTGTTAATGTAAGGCTATCTGTGGTAGGGAAGATGCATTCTTTCCAGCATAAAGCCGAAAGACTGGTTGACAGAGACCTTTCCAGGGCTTCAAATATTTTTCGAAGTATTTATTATAATGGGAAATATATTAAAACTCCTGTATATAATCGGGATGAAATGGCTCCGGGGGGTAAAATAAAGGGACCGGCGCTTTTGGAGCAGCTAGATTCAACTACTGTGATTACACCGGGAAAAACAGCGTATATCGATTCATATAGAAACTTGATTATCACCGGTTAA
- a CDS encoding Asp23/Gls24 family envelope stress response protein, giving the protein MSEEKIQDINELGSVRIADEVVAIISGLASTEVEGVAGMSGGIAGGIAEILGRKNLSKGVKVKIEENETFIDLYVIADYGTRIHEVAKEVQEKTKSAVENMTGLNVTYVNVHIQGIKFKEEQIVEKEEDEAAE; this is encoded by the coding sequence ATGTCTGAAGAAAAAATCCAGGATATTAATGAGCTTGGTTCAGTTCGCATTGCGGACGAGGTTGTGGCAATTATTTCCGGATTGGCCAGCACAGAGGTTGAAGGTGTTGCTGGGATGAGCGGAGGCATTGCTGGAGGCATTGCTGAAATTCTTGGTAGGAAGAATCTATCCAAAGGTGTAAAAGTAAAAATCGAAGAAAATGAAACTTTTATTGATTTATATGTAATAGCGGACTATGGCACTAGAATCCATGAAGTTGCCAAAGAAGTTCAGGAAAAAACAAAATCCGCAGTTGAAAATATGACCGGATTAAATGTCACCTATGTTAATGTACATATTCAAGGAATTAAATTTAAAGAAGAGCAGATCGTAGAAAAAGAAGAAGACGAAGCTGCTGAGTAA
- the amaP gene encoding alkaline shock response membrane anchor protein AmaP has product MNFRERLVYLILSLILLLAALLFLGFAFSILPLEQVDAYISYLYGNLYGALIALLVLIISLWLFSKSFKAKENAKLITQSTPQGEYMVSFTALESMVLRSSKEIEGVKELEPQIIYSDGNLIIFIKTVFFSGYEIPAVSQQLQENVKNYIEEMAGISVFTVKIFIENVAEQGINRIPREKEV; this is encoded by the coding sequence TTGAATTTTAGAGAACGGTTGGTCTACCTGATTTTATCATTAATTCTTTTATTAGCAGCGCTGCTCTTCTTAGGTTTTGCTTTTTCAATACTGCCCTTGGAACAGGTAGATGCATATATAAGCTATTTATACGGGAACCTGTATGGGGCATTGATTGCCCTTCTAGTCCTTATAATAAGCCTTTGGCTTTTTTCAAAAAGTTTTAAAGCCAAAGAAAATGCAAAACTGATTACCCAGAGCACCCCCCAGGGAGAGTATATGGTTTCCTTTACAGCTTTGGAGAGCATGGTGTTAAGGTCTTCTAAAGAAATAGAAGGTGTTAAAGAATTAGAACCTCAAATTATTTACAGTGATGGCAACTTAATTATATTCATTAAGACTGTGTTTTTTTCAGGGTATGAAATCCCTGCAGTAAGCCAACAGCTGCAAGAAAATGTAAAAAACTATATTGAGGAGATGGCTGGAATATCTGTTTTCACTGTTAAAATTTTCATTGAGAACGTAGCTGAACAGGGTATCAATCGAATCCCCCGGGAAAAAGAGGTGTAA
- a CDS encoding LemA family protein encodes MWDYIFIFIFVIVVLFIVFVIKTYNSLVVLRQRVNNSWAQIDVQLKRRYDLIPNLMETVKGYAAHEKEVFQKVTEARTKAINAQGVEAQGQAENMLSGALKSLFAVAENYPELKANQNFLSLQEELSNTEGKIAFSRQFYNDTVMKFNTKIQVFPQNIIAGFMGFNIIPYFEVAEGERGAVNVKF; translated from the coding sequence ATGTGGGATTATATATTTATTTTTATATTTGTAATTGTTGTTTTATTTATTGTTTTTGTCATAAAAACTTATAATTCACTGGTAGTTTTAAGACAAAGAGTGAACAACTCATGGGCTCAGATTGATGTTCAGCTGAAAAGGCGCTATGACCTGATTCCTAATCTGATGGAAACCGTCAAAGGTTATGCTGCCCATGAAAAGGAGGTTTTTCAAAAGGTTACCGAAGCCAGAACCAAGGCTATTAATGCACAGGGGGTTGAGGCCCAGGGACAGGCAGAAAACATGTTGTCCGGGGCATTAAAATCTTTGTTTGCCGTAGCAGAGAATTACCCGGAATTAAAAGCTAACCAGAACTTTTTAAGTCTTCAGGAGGAGCTCTCCAATACTGAAGGGAAGATTGCCTTTTCCCGCCAGTTTTATAACGATACGGTGATGAAGTTTAACACAAAAATTCAGGTGTTTCCTCAAAATATTATTGCTGGATTTATGGGTTTTAATATTATTCCTTACTTTGAAGTGGCAGAAGGGGAGAGGGGAGCAGTTAACGTCAAGTTTTAA
- a CDS encoding DUF456 domain-containing protein — MSITGLITALVIFILGFLGTILPALPGPILIWAGMLVYGFFVDFNNLPVMFYVSQALVVGLIYLIDYFSVVLGAKKYGGSKFAGWGAAAGILVGLFTLGPLGVIVGPFAGAVLVEVVRGRTAQEAIKVGIGTLLGFLGGTFIKLLIEGVMVIWFLIKIF; from the coding sequence TTGTCAATAACAGGCTTAATTACTGCTTTGGTTATTTTTATCCTGGGTTTTTTAGGAACCATTCTCCCTGCCCTTCCCGGCCCCATTTTAATCTGGGCTGGAATGCTGGTCTATGGTTTTTTTGTTGATTTCAACAATCTACCGGTCATGTTTTACGTCTCACAAGCCCTGGTAGTGGGACTGATTTATTTGATAGACTACTTTTCAGTGGTTCTGGGCGCAAAAAAATATGGCGGTTCCAAGTTTGCGGGCTGGGGGGCAGCGGCCGGTATTCTTGTAGGCCTTTTTACCCTGGGACCTCTTGGTGTTATTGTTGGACCCTTTGCCGGAGCTGTGCTGGTAGAAGTAGTAAGGGGACGCACTGCTCAAGAAGCAATCAAGGTTGGAATAGGTACCCTGTTAGGATTTCTGGGGGGTACCTTTATCAAATTATTGATAGAAGGTGTAATGGTCATTTGGTTTTTAATTAAGATATTTTAA
- a CDS encoding M28 family metallopeptidase translates to MEELKHLHMLTEQIGPRGSTKRNEQLAAHYIKESMEKSGLGVEVQEFTSVKSFSWTYGLIYSLFCFSFIIFPFSRFVSFLLCLFGLYVFIREVNTREIISKFMPGGLSQNVLGKIKAKKYPVKTVIFTAHYDTSRSGLMFDPESVKNFRVIFLFNYISMGIISVLYGLSNFLVNPHILTLWYLSFPFALFLFTSLLMLIQRELRGDYISGANDNASGVSVLLELAREFSSNPFDFVEPWFLATGSKEAGTVGMIKFLDHYKLNKENTFFVNLDSIGTGDLKYILKEGILKQHHADSKLLKMARLSAEEKPKLNFTGASYNLLATDATAAMARGYKAMTLIALDDEGMVSNWHWHTDTYERVEKGNLQAAKEMSKRIIARIHQSI, encoded by the coding sequence ATGGAAGAACTAAAACATCTTCATATGTTGACCGAACAGATAGGGCCCCGGGGTTCTACCAAAAGAAATGAACAGCTTGCCGCCCACTACATAAAAGAGTCCATGGAGAAATCAGGATTGGGGGTGGAAGTTCAAGAATTTACCTCAGTTAAATCATTTTCGTGGACATATGGTCTTATATATTCATTATTTTGCTTCAGCTTTATTATTTTTCCCTTCAGCCGATTTGTGTCTTTTTTACTATGTTTATTCGGCTTGTACGTATTTATAAGGGAAGTTAACACCAGGGAAATCATTAGTAAATTTATGCCTGGTGGCCTTAGTCAAAATGTTTTAGGCAAAATAAAAGCAAAAAAATATCCTGTAAAAACAGTAATTTTTACAGCGCACTATGATACATCTCGCTCAGGGTTGATGTTTGATCCGGAAAGCGTCAAAAATTTTAGAGTGATTTTTCTTTTTAATTATATTTCCATGGGTATAATATCCGTTTTATATGGTTTATCAAATTTTCTGGTTAACCCTCATATTTTAACCCTATGGTATTTATCATTTCCCTTTGCTCTTTTTCTTTTTACTTCCCTTTTAATGTTAATTCAAAGAGAATTACGAGGGGATTATATATCTGGTGCAAATGATAATGCATCAGGAGTAAGTGTACTTTTGGAGTTGGCCCGAGAATTTTCCTCTAACCCCTTTGACTTTGTGGAACCCTGGTTTTTAGCTACAGGCAGTAAAGAGGCAGGTACAGTAGGGATGATTAAATTTTTAGATCATTATAAATTAAATAAAGAGAATACTTTTTTTGTTAATTTGGATAGTATTGGTACAGGAGATTTGAAATATATTTTAAAAGAAGGCATATTAAAACAGCATCACGCTGATAGTAAACTCTTAAAAATGGCCAGACTTTCTGCTGAAGAAAAGCCCAAATTAAACTTTACGGGTGCCTCTTACAACTTACTGGCAACGGATGCTACTGCGGCTATGGCCCGGGGATATAAAGCTATGACTCTGATAGCATTAGATGATGAAGGGATGGTTTCAAACTGGCATTGGCATACAGACACTTATGAACGGGTTGAAAAAGGAAATTTACAGGCGGCCAAAGAAATGTCTAAGAGAATTATAGCCAGGATCCACCAATCAATTTAA
- a CDS encoding 7-carboxy-7-deazaguanine synthase QueE, with product MKARLIEIFSSIQGEGIYIGHRQLFLRFFGCNLQCSFCDTVQNKLPLKCRVELKETAGEYLLRDNPLNTQELLKIVTLFPVKLHHSVSLTGGEPLLHHKFLKKFLPAFREETGLEIFLETNGTLIEELKELLPWIDYIAMDFKLPHLLGGDNYLKQHLEFLTLSLQKKVFVKIVVTGDSSKEELMEYIRAVRDVSSSVPVVLQPVTAKTDSLGISNSYLMELHSSSLKILSGVRVIPQTHIIMGYL from the coding sequence ATGAAAGCACGGCTGATTGAGATATTTTCTTCCATTCAAGGGGAGGGAATATATATTGGGCACCGTCAGTTATTTCTTCGTTTTTTTGGATGTAACCTTCAGTGTTCTTTTTGTGATACTGTTCAAAATAAACTCCCTTTAAAATGTCGTGTAGAACTGAAAGAAACTGCCGGGGAGTATCTTTTAAGGGACAATCCTTTGAATACGCAGGAACTTTTAAAAATTGTTACTTTATTTCCTGTTAAACTACATCACTCTGTGAGCCTTACCGGGGGAGAACCTCTTTTGCATCATAAATTTTTAAAAAAATTTTTACCGGCCTTTAGAGAGGAAACCGGTCTTGAGATTTTTTTAGAAACCAATGGAACCTTAATTGAAGAATTAAAGGAACTGCTTCCCTGGATTGATTATATAGCTATGGATTTTAAGCTTCCCCATTTGTTGGGTGGGGATAATTATCTGAAACAACACCTGGAATTTTTAACGCTTTCCCTGCAAAAAAAGGTTTTTGTGAAAATTGTGGTTACCGGAGACAGCAGTAAAGAAGAGCTTATGGAATACATAAGAGCTGTAAGAGACGTCTCCTCATCTGTTCCAGTGGTACTGCAGCCGGTGACTGCCAAAACTGACAGCCTGGGGATATCCAACAGTTATTTAATGGAGTTACATTCATCTTCTCTTAAAATATTATCCGGAGTAAGGGTGATTCCACAAACTCATATAATTATGGGGTATCTCTAA